TGATATTGAGAACCATCGCAATCCTGTTCTCTCTCATGTTCTTACCAGATCTTCTTTTTCAGAATTTTTTTAAATCCGGTGGTTTTACCCTTTGCCTTCAATTCCTTTTTAAGAGCCGCAAGTCTTTTCCTGTAGAGGTCATTAGCAGGCTCTTTTCTGACAAGCTTGTCATAAATATCTATGGCCGCCTCAATATGTCCCTGCTGCAGATAAATGTCTGCAAGGGTCGGAGACGCGATATTCAGGTTATCCATAGGGGATAGTTAAAAGAATATCGCCGTAAAAATCAAGCTAAATCGTATGGTATGCAGCTTGCGGCCCATGGTTGACAGCTCACGGCAAATTATGGAAAACGCTATGTTTTTTGTATTTTGTAGAATATCCCGAAGGGTATGCTGGAGGTGATGATCTTTCCCTCCGGTATTATATTCAGCAACGCCCTGGCGAGCGTGAGCGCATTACCCTTAAAGGCCAGCGTATCGAACTTGTTCAAAACGATGGTACATTGTCTTTCGTCGACATCTTTCAACAGGATATCCCGG
The sequence above is a segment of the Syntrophorhabdaceae bacterium genome. Coding sequences within it:
- a CDS encoding tetratricopeptide repeat protein is translated as MDNLNIASPTLADIYLQQGHIEAAIDIYDKLVRKEPANDLYRKRLAALKKELKAKGKTTGFKKILKKKIW